One segment of Oscillospiraceae bacterium MB08-C2-2 DNA contains the following:
- a CDS encoding EAL domain-containing protein: MDRQDQEIKLTNLLNLEDIQDLQDLFAAVSGMTVSVVNAQGQLITQPSNLLDFSHEASTTLEVYQTLLSSYHFLYDSCRNSQTAQTYFCRLTGLSTAVVPIFLETDFLGVWVVDLIKISDLSQQNIEASEEDSLPFNPQHFEIKDIENLPSVSHERLSLLTSLLEHITRTLVSMAERNQSVSQSNQELVAMTMQLNTTAEMLTKLIDSADVNLYVTDFFTGELLLANNRHAQLLGTTPGEMIGQVCEDIMGEDSTAFCGSCAKERLLTENGLPAEPYVSTVYNKEHNLWLRCTNQAINWVDGRLAHMVTYIDITENVALQEELSQLAFFDRHLKLPNSLKLIHDLNNLPADEDFSLICFDIQSLRKINDGYNRETGDNLLIQIRNWIIELDIPGATMYRIDGDEFGLALSNMDPSAVELLAQQLNLRFEDPWVLTTAKEKFHIFCNIFVGVIHNVKHFSDDNKLINLIERVMESARAEGRIVVYSESSDQKFQERLLLEMSLKNCINEGMKGFSVYYQPIVDPNTGMWCSLEALCRWESPEFGPVSPLVFIHEAEQMGLISVLGHWVLETAVRQCKQWGLDEHSRFILDVNLSPVQLADEGLFSKILYILRKYDYPGEKLSLEITESTQMNFTTHAITAIDRLRQHNIQVALDDFGTGYSSFNNLKNLPVSLLKTERAFIVDIENDTYLQYLLYVMVELAHAADMRLIAEGVENKEQLEILLKNGVDFVQGYLFSKPLPAAELEAKLHKFYQISNSTQSLNPNPVNLQRIINGESPLTLTPNLYLTLNQCMQLLMNSCDVYQSMTTVLSIIVDSLKLSRGYVYFSDTPLLFTQKSIWCDSMTRCPEMLAKLLDFREESPYWMDVLKTDKMILVPDRAYLPNEIQETLIEPTSQSFLVIGLFHEDEVIGFVGFDDCLHSRGWLPEEVSMLYNLCLIISNVTQCQQLEAKLFARETVLENVLHHPNIGICVTDPESGCILFANDKIRQAFGNPDIAEGRLFHEIRNPEDLSHLINSTSGESWEFENKQDGRFYRVSSSTISWNENQTVFLEQVQDITEHYERPAQLEAYRSDCQLEDQLYKPIALVEQLQKRLKEARSQNRPLSLCLIDINSAANGAHTPIQKKLLITSTLQTIKSFTRRFDMVAQLSEEQFVLVLSSCTKETALAKILNAKQTLLQSHIEGFGSSVFSFGIAEASEVPFTDEENHCLELLELVKSRIREFQKMH; this comes from the coding sequence TTGGATAGACAGGACCAAGAAATCAAACTAACCAATCTGCTGAATCTGGAAGACATTCAAGATCTTCAAGATTTATTTGCCGCTGTCTCGGGCATGACCGTATCTGTGGTTAATGCACAGGGTCAGCTCATTACCCAGCCCAGCAATCTGCTGGATTTTTCTCACGAAGCTTCCACAACCTTAGAGGTTTACCAGACGCTGCTCTCTTCGTATCATTTTTTATACGACAGCTGCCGCAATTCCCAAACAGCGCAAACTTATTTTTGCCGTTTGACCGGGCTTTCCACTGCGGTGGTACCCATCTTTCTGGAAACTGATTTTTTAGGAGTCTGGGTGGTGGATTTAATAAAAATATCCGATCTATCCCAGCAGAATATAGAAGCCTCTGAAGAAGATTCTCTCCCCTTTAATCCGCAGCATTTCGAAATAAAAGACATAGAAAATCTGCCCAGTGTCTCCCACGAAAGACTTTCTCTCCTCACCAGCCTGCTGGAGCATATCACCCGAACACTGGTTTCTATGGCTGAACGCAATCAGAGTGTCTCTCAAAGCAACCAAGAGCTGGTAGCCATGACCATGCAGCTGAACACAACAGCCGAAATGCTCACAAAGCTTATTGATTCTGCGGATGTTAACCTGTATGTTACCGATTTTTTCACCGGTGAGCTTTTGTTGGCAAACAACCGGCACGCTCAGCTTTTGGGGACTACGCCCGGTGAAATGATTGGCCAGGTATGTGAAGATATCATGGGTGAGGATAGCACTGCTTTTTGCGGTTCCTGCGCTAAAGAGCGGCTTCTCACTGAAAACGGCTTGCCGGCAGAGCCCTATGTTTCCACTGTATATAACAAAGAGCATAATTTATGGCTGCGGTGCACCAATCAGGCCATCAATTGGGTGGATGGGCGGCTTGCTCATATGGTCACCTACATTGATATCACGGAAAATGTGGCTTTGCAGGAAGAGCTTTCGCAGCTTGCTTTTTTTGATCGGCATCTCAAGCTGCCCAACAGTCTTAAATTGATTCACGATCTGAACAACCTTCCCGCAGATGAAGATTTTTCCCTAATCTGCTTTGATATTCAGTCGCTGCGAAAAATCAACGACGGTTACAACCGAGAAACAGGCGATAACCTGCTGATCCAGATCCGCAACTGGATTATAGAGCTGGATATTCCCGGCGCAACCATGTATCGCATTGATGGTGATGAGTTTGGTCTTGCACTCAGCAATATGGACCCCAGCGCCGTGGAACTTCTCGCACAACAGCTGAATCTGCGGTTTGAAGACCCATGGGTTCTCACCACTGCCAAAGAAAAATTCCACATCTTCTGCAACATTTTTGTAGGTGTAATTCACAATGTCAAGCATTTTTCTGATGACAACAAGCTCATTAACCTGATTGAACGGGTGATGGAATCCGCCCGGGCAGAAGGCCGGATCGTGGTTTATTCCGAATCCTCCGATCAGAAGTTTCAAGAGCGTCTGCTGCTGGAAATGAGCCTTAAAAATTGCATCAACGAAGGAATGAAAGGTTTTTCGGTTTATTATCAGCCCATTGTAGACCCCAACACCGGAATGTGGTGCAGTTTGGAGGCTCTTTGCCGCTGGGAAAGTCCTGAATTCGGCCCTGTTTCGCCTCTCGTGTTTATTCACGAGGCAGAACAAATGGGTTTGATCAGCGTTTTGGGCCACTGGGTTTTGGAAACGGCTGTCCGGCAATGCAAGCAATGGGGACTGGATGAACACAGTCGCTTTATTTTGGATGTGAACCTTTCCCCTGTTCAATTGGCCGATGAGGGGCTCTTCTCCAAAATTCTGTATATTCTTCGGAAATACGATTATCCCGGCGAAAAGCTGAGTCTTGAGATCACCGAAAGCACCCAAATGAACTTTACTACCCATGCCATTACAGCTATTGACCGTCTGCGGCAGCATAATATTCAAGTGGCACTGGATGATTTCGGAACTGGATACTCCTCCTTTAACAATCTGAAAAACCTGCCTGTCAGCCTTTTGAAGACTGAAAGAGCTTTTATTGTGGATATTGAAAACGACACTTATCTTCAGTATCTGCTATATGTAATGGTGGAACTGGCTCATGCCGCCGATATGCGCTTGATTGCCGAAGGCGTTGAAAACAAGGAACAGCTTGAAATCCTACTGAAAAACGGCGTGGATTTTGTGCAGGGTTATTTATTCAGCAAGCCCCTGCCCGCTGCTGAGCTGGAAGCCAAGCTCCACAAATTCTACCAGATTTCCAACTCCACCCAATCGCTTAACCCAAACCCTGTTAATCTGCAGCGGATTATCAATGGAGAATCCCCTCTGACTCTCACCCCCAATCTTTATCTCACTTTGAATCAGTGCATGCAGCTGCTGATGAACAGCTGTGACGTTTATCAGTCTATGACCACAGTGCTTTCGATTATTGTGGATTCTCTCAAACTAAGCCGGGGCTATGTCTATTTCTCAGATACCCCCTTGCTTTTCACTCAAAAAAGCATTTGGTGTGATTCTATGACCCGCTGCCCTGAAATGCTCGCAAAGCTTTTGGATTTCCGGGAAGAATCACCTTACTGGATGGATGTTCTGAAAACCGATAAGATGATACTGGTTCCTGACCGTGCTTATCTGCCCAATGAAATTCAAGAAACTTTGATCGAGCCGACATCGCAGTCTTTTCTGGTTATCGGGCTGTTTCATGAGGATGAAGTGATTGGTTTTGTTGGATTCGATGATTGCCTTCATTCCCGTGGTTGGCTGCCGGAAGAAGTATCAATGCTTTATAACCTTTGCTTAATTATTTCAAACGTCACCCAATGCCAACAGCTGGAAGCAAAGCTTTTTGCCCGGGAAACTGTTCTTGAAAATGTGCTTCATCATCCCAATATTGGTATCTGCGTTACAGACCCGGAAAGTGGCTGTATTCTTTTTGCCAACGATAAAATACGACAGGCTTTCGGTAACCCGGATATTGCAGAAGGCAGGCTTTTTCACGAAATACGCAACCCGGAGGATCTGAGCCACCTAATCAACTCCACCTCTGGTGAAAGCTGGGAATTCGAGAATAAACAAGACGGACGGTTTTATCGGGTGAGCTCCAGTACGATCTCTTGGAATGAAAACCAGACCGTTTTTTTGGAACAGGTTCAGGATATTACAGAACACTATGAACGTCCGGCACAGTTGGAAGCTTATCGCTCAGACTGCCAATTAGAGGATCAACTGTATAAGCCCATCGCTCTGGTCGAGCAGCTTCAAAAGCGCCTTAAAGAAGCCAGAAGCCAGAACCGGCCGTTATCCTTGTGCCTGATCGATATCAACAGCGCTGCCAATGGTGCCCATACACCAATACAAAAAAAGCTTTTAATAACCAGTACCCTGCAAACCATTAAAAGCTTTACCCGCCGGTTTGATATGGTTGCCCAGCTTAGCGAAGAGCAGTTTGTTCTGGTTCTTTCCTCCTGCACAAAAGAAACCGCATTGGCCAAGATTCTGAACGCTAAGCAAACCCTGCTGCAAAGCCATATCGAAGGCTTTGGCAGTTCTGTATTCAGCTTTGGCATCGCAGAAGCTTCCGAGGTTCCTTTTACAGATGAAGAAAACCACTGTTTGGAACTTCTGGAGCTGGTGAAATCCCGTATTAGAGAATTCCAGAAAATGCACTAA
- the hslO gene encoding Hsp33 family molecular chaperone HslO, which produces MATIIKTISADGGVVCQAMDSTDIVFRAEQLHRTSAVVTAALGRLLTAASMMGTMLYHEDDSITLRLKGDGPSGSVIAVSDSQGNVRGYVENPIVELPLNQYGKLDVAGAVGKNGLLYVLKDLGMKEPYIGQTPIVSGEIAEDITHYYATSEQTPTVCGLGVLVNTDLTVLNAGGFLVQLLPGATDETIAQLEANVGKLPSVTQMLSSGMTPHDIAHKLLEGMEPQVIETREVSYRCDCSRQRVERALLSLGREELDQMAKEQEVTEVDCHFCNKKYRFNPTELRALGR; this is translated from the coding sequence ATGGCAACAATAATCAAAACCATTTCAGCGGATGGAGGCGTAGTCTGCCAGGCTATGGATTCCACCGACATCGTTTTTAGAGCGGAGCAGCTTCACCGCACCTCCGCTGTGGTTACAGCAGCTCTGGGGCGGCTGCTGACTGCGGCCTCCATGATGGGCACTATGCTGTATCATGAGGATGATTCCATCACGCTGCGCCTTAAAGGGGATGGGCCTTCCGGCAGTGTTATCGCTGTTTCCGATTCTCAGGGCAATGTGCGGGGTTACGTGGAAAATCCCATTGTAGAGCTGCCTTTGAATCAATATGGCAAGTTGGATGTGGCGGGTGCTGTAGGCAAAAACGGCCTCCTTTATGTCCTCAAGGATTTGGGGATGAAGGAGCCTTATATTGGCCAGACTCCCATTGTTTCCGGCGAGATCGCTGAGGATATCACCCACTATTATGCCACCAGCGAGCAGACCCCCACGGTTTGCGGCCTCGGTGTGCTGGTTAACACCGATTTGACTGTGCTCAATGCCGGGGGCTTTTTGGTGCAGCTTCTGCCTGGAGCCACCGATGAGACCATTGCCCAGCTGGAAGCCAACGTGGGAAAGCTTCCTTCTGTTACCCAGATGCTATCTTCCGGGATGACACCCCATGATATCGCTCATAAGCTGCTGGAAGGCATGGAACCACAGGTTATTGAGACCCGAGAAGTTTCTTACCGGTGCGATTGCAGCCGCCAGCGTGTGGAACGTGCTCTGCTGAGCCTTGGGCGGGAAGAGCTGGATCAAATGGCCAAGGAGCAGGAGGTCACCGAAGTGGATTGCCACTTCTGCAACAAGAAATACCGTTTTAACCCCACAGAGCTGCGTGCTCTGGGCCGGTAG
- a CDS encoding class I SAM-dependent methyltransferase yields MSYSVFARHYDTLTDNVDYAARAKYFDSLIHRYNLGEGRLLLDLACGTGSLTLALADLGYECIGVDGSQEMLSMAYTKTGILEKPPLFLCQDMEELDLYGTVDVAVCALDSLNHITAEADLREVFHRVGLFTNPGGLFLFDVNTFYKHQNILGDSVFVLEKPSVYCVWQNAFSSQDGVVEVTLDFFEKLESGRYNRSRECFCERAYPISVWEKLLEQAGFELLAIFHEDSFEPPQESSERLVFAARKKEQERN; encoded by the coding sequence ATGAGCTACAGTGTCTTTGCGCGCCATTATGATACCTTAACCGATAATGTAGATTATGCCGCCAGAGCCAAATATTTTGACAGCTTGATACACCGATACAATCTGGGCGAAGGCCGCCTTCTGCTGGATTTAGCCTGTGGCACCGGCAGCTTGACGCTGGCTTTAGCCGACCTAGGCTATGAGTGCATTGGTGTGGATGGTTCTCAGGAAATGCTTTCTATGGCCTATACTAAAACAGGCATATTGGAAAAGCCACCGCTCTTTCTCTGTCAGGATATGGAAGAGTTAGATTTATACGGCACGGTGGATGTGGCAGTCTGTGCACTGGATAGTCTCAATCATATCACTGCGGAAGCCGATCTCCGGGAAGTTTTTCACCGGGTAGGGCTGTTTACCAACCCTGGCGGGCTGTTTCTCTTTGATGTTAACACTTTTTATAAGCACCAGAATATACTGGGGGATTCCGTTTTTGTTTTGGAAAAGCCCTCGGTTTATTGTGTATGGCAAAATGCCTTCAGCTCCCAGGATGGAGTGGTGGAGGTTACACTGGATTTCTTCGAAAAGCTGGAATCCGGGCGGTATAACCGGAGCAGGGAATGCTTTTGTGAAAGGGCCTACCCCATTTCGGTGTGGGAGAAGCTTTTGGAGCAGGCTGGCTTTGAGCTGCTTGCTATTTTTCATGAGGATAGCTTTGAGCCGCCTCAGGAAAGTTCCGAACGTCTGGTTTTTGCAGCCAGAAAGAAGGAGCAGGAAAGGAACTAG
- a CDS encoding YerC/YecD family TrpR-related protein has translation MTDKLKKIDLDALFQAILTLESMEECYAFFEDLCTVPELKALSQRIQVAHMLNQQMVYNDIVQKTGASTATISRVNRSLHYGSDGYKLAFSRLESKE, from the coding sequence ATGACCGATAAATTAAAAAAGATTGATTTGGATGCTCTTTTCCAGGCCATACTGACTCTTGAAAGCATGGAGGAATGCTATGCTTTTTTTGAGGATTTGTGTACAGTTCCCGAGCTGAAGGCTCTTTCCCAGCGTATTCAGGTGGCCCATATGCTTAACCAGCAGATGGTTTACAACGATATTGTGCAGAAAACCGGAGCCAGCACCGCAACCATCAGCCGGGTTAACCGGTCGCTTCATTATGGCAGCGATGGCTATAAGCTGGCCTTTTCCCGTTTGGAATCCAAGGAATGA
- the lysA gene encoding diaminopimelate decarboxylase gives MFVSDCLGVNSQGHLTIGERDTLELAQTFGTPLYVMDENQIRQNCRSYKQSMEKYYDGRGMVAFAAKSFCCKAICKIVMEEGLGMDVVSSGELYTALSVGFPAEKLLFHGNNKPPVELTYAVRSGVGRIVVDNIYELELLNEIAKADNKKVTIHFRIKPGIDAHTHDFTKTGQIDSKFGFALETGEAFEAIRQAIGMSHIHLAGLHCHIGSQIFGVEPFQLAGEVMVGLMAKVKDELGYEIAELNLGGGYGIQYTPENNPVEYGSYMEMVSRTVKENCAKHGLNTPFIIMEPGRSISGPAGITLYTVGGIKEIPNIRTYVSVDGGMADNPRYALYKAEYDMMIAGKATQPKASVVTVAGRCCESGDLLGENVKLQPVQVGDTLAVLATGAYNYSMSSNYNRLAKPAVVMVNGKDARVVVKRETHEDLVRNDLL, from the coding sequence ATGTTTGTATCCGATTGCCTGGGTGTCAATTCCCAGGGACATTTGACCATTGGAGAGCGGGATACTCTTGAGCTCGCCCAGACCTTTGGAACCCCGCTTTATGTAATGGATGAGAACCAGATTCGCCAAAATTGCCGCAGCTATAAGCAGTCTATGGAAAAATATTACGACGGTCGCGGAATGGTAGCCTTTGCTGCAAAATCCTTTTGCTGTAAGGCCATCTGCAAGATCGTCATGGAAGAAGGACTGGGCATGGATGTGGTATCCTCCGGGGAGCTTTATACCGCTCTTTCGGTAGGATTCCCGGCGGAGAAGCTTCTTTTTCACGGAAACAACAAGCCTCCTGTGGAGCTGACCTATGCAGTTCGCAGCGGTGTCGGCCGCATTGTGGTGGATAACATCTATGAACTGGAACTGCTCAATGAGATTGCCAAGGCTGACAATAAAAAGGTAACCATTCATTTCCGCATCAAGCCGGGCATTGATGCCCATACCCATGACTTCACCAAAACCGGTCAGATTGACAGTAAATTTGGCTTTGCGCTGGAAACCGGCGAGGCCTTTGAAGCCATCCGGCAGGCCATCGGCATGAGCCACATTCATCTGGCAGGCCTGCATTGCCACATTGGTTCACAGATTTTCGGTGTGGAGCCCTTCCAGCTGGCCGGTGAGGTTATGGTAGGCCTTATGGCTAAGGTGAAGGATGAGCTGGGCTATGAGATTGCCGAGCTCAATCTGGGCGGCGGCTATGGCATCCAGTATACCCCCGAGAACAACCCGGTGGAATATGGCAGCTACATGGAAATGGTCTCCCGCACCGTCAAGGAGAACTGCGCCAAGCACGGTCTGAACACTCCTTTTATCATTATGGAGCCGGGCCGTTCCATCTCCGGGCCTGCGGGTATCACACTGTATACCGTTGGCGGCATCAAGGAAATCCCCAATATCCGCACCTATGTTTCGGTGGATGGCGGCATGGCCGATAATCCCCGTTATGCCCTTTACAAGGCCGAATACGATATGATGATTGCAGGCAAGGCCACTCAGCCCAAAGCCTCTGTGGTCACGGTAGCAGGTCGCTGCTGTGAAAGCGGTGATCTGTTGGGCGAGAATGTAAAGCTCCAGCCGGTCCAAGTGGGGGATACCTTGGCGGTGCTGGCAACCGGTGCCTATAACTATTCCATGTCCTCCAACTACAATCGCCTTGCCAAGCCCGCTGTGGTTATGGTCAATGGCAAGGATGCACGTGTTGTGGTTAAGAGAGAAACCCACGAAGATCTGGTGCGCAACGATTTGCTTTAA
- the yihA gene encoding ribosome biogenesis GTP-binding protein YihA/YsxC, with translation MNFHNVVFEASYGLTSQLPPSDLAEIAFSGRSNVGKSSMINAVFNRKQLARVSSSPGKTTTINFFKVENTRFADLPGYGYAKVAKTEKARWGRLMEDYFSTGRSLELIFQLIDARHAPTQDDLTMLDFLIEAEIPFVVVLTKMDKLKPMQRQSRLEALQQEIPFAQQITVIPFSAETGEGVEEVRGIIEEIAAGFESEQQLPE, from the coding sequence ATGAATTTTCACAATGTAGTGTTTGAAGCCTCCTATGGCCTTACCAGCCAGCTTCCCCCTTCCGATCTTGCGGAGATCGCCTTTTCCGGGCGTTCCAATGTGGGTAAATCCTCTATGATCAACGCCGTTTTCAATCGAAAACAGCTTGCGAGGGTCAGCTCCAGCCCGGGAAAAACCACCACCATCAATTTTTTCAAGGTGGAAAACACCCGGTTTGCGGATTTACCTGGCTATGGTTATGCCAAGGTAGCAAAAACCGAGAAGGCCCGATGGGGGCGGCTCATGGAGGATTATTTCAGCACCGGGCGCAGCCTTGAGCTGATTTTTCAGCTCATCGATGCCCGGCATGCTCCCACACAGGATGATCTGACGATGCTTGATTTTCTCATCGAGGCAGAGATTCCTTTTGTGGTGGTGTTGACCAAGATGGATAAGCTAAAGCCCATGCAGCGTCAAAGCCGTTTGGAGGCGCTGCAGCAAGAAATCCCTTTTGCGCAGCAGATTACGGTCATTCCTTTTTCTGCGGAGACAGGGGAGGGTGTGGAAGAAGTCCGCGGTATTATTGAGGAAATTGCAGCGGGTTTTGAAAGTGAGCAGCAATTGCCGGAATAA
- the lon gene encoding endopeptidase La, whose translation MKNADTSIQPIKIPMLAMRGMVLFPQMVLHFDVGRDKSILALNEVMNADRRIYLVAQKDVRDEEPDTGDVYTVGVVGEVKQIIKSQNHLRVLVEGLYRARTLKILEDEPYFEALIEEYPVNSARGGKKSMLDALLRTVKDLFEEYSSLTPRMPKDMLINAIASENPEFISQYIAANMPIKTVDKQKILEESSIAKRLRLLIHIMEEENEILSLEQEIQEKVRDQIDTNQREYYLREQMKAISAELGDGDSQSEAYEYHEKIEALKLDEESAERLHKEADRLLKMPGNSHEAGVIKTYLDTCLELPWNKTTRDRFDIAKAKKQLDADHYGMEKVKERILEMLAVRKLAPDMKGQIICLAGPPGVGKTSVANSIAKSLGRKYVRMSLGGVRDESDIRGHRKTYVGSMPGRIINAMRQAGTKNPLLLLDEVDKLGSDYRGDPSAALLEVLDSEQNFAFRDHYIEIPFDLSQVLFIATANNLSTIPRPLLDRMEVINLTSYTRQEKFSIAKKYLVKKQSKKHGLTSATFKLADGAIFALIDHYTREAGVRSLEREIASLCRKAAKKIVGGELEKVTINAQNIQEYLGAHKFKLDVLEDHDEVGLVNGLAWTSVGGEMLEIEVAVLEGNGKVVLTGSLGDVMKESAQAAISYVRTCCEKYGIPKDFYKTKDIHIHVPEGAVPKDGPSAGITICTALVSALSGIAVHREVAMTGEISLRGRVLPIGGLKEKTMAAYRLGIKTIIIPQDNLSDLEEVDPVVKQAIRFIPAKHIRTVLDVALVEKYTGTAEKAQSNEVIPALEYETDVLSAKAVLQQ comes from the coding sequence ATGAAAAACGCTGATACAAGCATTCAGCCAATTAAAATACCCATGCTGGCCATGCGTGGTATGGTGTTGTTCCCCCAAATGGTTCTTCACTTTGATGTGGGAAGAGATAAATCCATACTGGCTCTCAATGAGGTCATGAATGCCGACCGTCGTATATATTTGGTGGCACAGAAGGATGTGCGGGATGAGGAGCCTGATACCGGTGATGTGTATACAGTCGGTGTTGTGGGCGAAGTCAAGCAGATCATCAAATCCCAGAATCATTTGCGGGTTTTGGTGGAGGGGCTTTATCGTGCCCGTACCCTGAAAATACTGGAGGATGAGCCATACTTTGAGGCTCTCATCGAAGAATATCCCGTTAACAGTGCCCGAGGCGGAAAAAAATCCATGCTGGATGCGCTGTTGCGTACCGTTAAGGATTTATTTGAGGAGTATAGCTCTCTGACCCCCCGGATGCCAAAGGATATGCTGATCAACGCCATTGCTTCGGAAAATCCTGAGTTTATTTCCCAATACATAGCGGCTAACATGCCCATTAAAACGGTGGACAAGCAAAAAATTCTGGAAGAATCCAGCATTGCCAAGCGGCTGCGCCTGCTCATTCATATTATGGAGGAAGAAAATGAAATCCTTTCTCTTGAGCAGGAGATTCAAGAAAAGGTTCGGGATCAAATTGATACCAACCAGCGGGAATATTACCTCCGTGAGCAGATGAAGGCAATTTCCGCCGAGCTGGGGGATGGAGATTCCCAAAGCGAGGCCTATGAATATCACGAAAAGATCGAGGCCCTCAAGCTGGATGAGGAATCCGCCGAGCGGCTTCACAAGGAGGCCGACCGCCTGCTGAAAATGCCGGGCAATTCCCATGAGGCAGGGGTTATTAAAACCTATCTGGATACCTGCCTTGAGCTTCCTTGGAACAAGACCACCCGTGATCGGTTTGATATTGCCAAAGCCAAAAAACAGCTGGATGCCGACCATTATGGTATGGAGAAGGTTAAAGAGCGCATTTTGGAGATGCTGGCCGTCCGTAAGCTGGCCCCCGATATGAAGGGGCAGATTATCTGTCTGGCGGGCCCTCCGGGCGTGGGCAAAACCTCGGTGGCCAATTCCATCGCCAAGAGCCTTGGGCGCAAATATGTGCGGATGTCCTTGGGCGGCGTGCGGGATGAATCGGATATTCGAGGTCACCGCAAAACCTATGTGGGCTCTATGCCTGGCCGGATTATCAATGCAATGCGGCAGGCCGGAACCAAAAACCCGCTTCTCTTGCTGGATGAGGTGGATAAGCTGGGCAGCGATTACCGGGGCGATCCTTCCGCGGCGCTGTTGGAGGTTCTGGATTCCGAGCAAAACTTCGCTTTCCGGGATCACTATATCGAGATTCCCTTTGATCTTTCTCAGGTGCTGTTTATCGCCACAGCCAATAACCTTTCCACCATCCCCCGGCCTTTGCTGGATAGGATGGAGGTCATCAACCTGACCAGCTATACCCGCCAGGAAAAATTCAGCATTGCCAAAAAGTATCTGGTCAAAAAGCAGTCTAAAAAACACGGGCTCACTTCCGCCACCTTTAAGTTGGCCGACGGTGCCATTTTTGCCTTGATTGATCACTACACCCGGGAAGCCGGTGTTCGTAGTCTGGAGCGGGAGATTGCCTCCCTTTGCCGCAAGGCCGCCAAAAAGATTGTGGGCGGCGAGCTGGAGAAGGTAACCATCAACGCTCAGAACATTCAGGAATATTTGGGAGCCCATAAATTCAAACTAGATGTATTGGAAGATCATGATGAGGTTGGTTTGGTTAACGGCCTTGCATGGACCTCTGTAGGCGGCGAAATGCTGGAGATTGAGGTAGCGGTGCTGGAAGGCAACGGCAAGGTGGTGCTCACCGGCAGTTTGGGCGATGTGATGAAAGAATCTGCCCAGGCCGCCATCAGTTATGTGCGTACCTGCTGTGAAAAATACGGTATCCCTAAGGATTTCTATAAAACCAAAGATATCCATATCCATGTGCCGGAGGGTGCAGTGCCCAAGGATGGCCCATCGGCGGGTATTACCATCTGCACTGCGTTGGTATCTGCACTTTCAGGTATTGCCGTTCATCGTGAGGTTGCCATGACCGGTGAGATTTCTCTCCGGGGCAGAGTGCTTCCCATCGGTGGTTTGAAAGAAAAAACCATGGCGGCCTATCGCTTGGGTATCAAGACTATTATTATCCCGCAGGATAACCTTTCCGATCTGGAAGAGGTAGACCCTGTGGTCAAGCAAGCCATTCGGTTTATCCCTGCCAAGCATATCCGCACTGTGCTGGATGTGGCCTTGGTAGAGAAATACACTGGAACGGCGGAAAAAGCCCAAAGCAATGAGGTTATCCCTGCTTTGGAATATGAAACAGATGTTTTGTCTGCCAAGGCGGTGCTTCAGCAATAG